From the genome of Fundulus heteroclitus isolate FHET01 chromosome 7, MU-UCD_Fhet_4.1, whole genome shotgun sequence, one region includes:
- the LOC105931887 gene encoding indian hedgehog B protein, with protein MRISFLLLAASLCASVLLLAPVTEGCGPGRGYGKRRLPKKLIPLAYKQFSPNVAEKTLGASGRPEGKITRNSERFKELTPNYNTDIIFKDEEDTGADRLMTQRCKDKLNSLAISVMNMWPGVKLRVTEGWDEDGHHSTDSLHYEGRAVDITTSDRDRHKYAMLARLAVEAGFDWVYYESKAHIHCSVKSEHSVAAKTGGCFPGDARVIVEGGRTKQMRDLRPGDRVLASSSTDINAPLLYSPIVSFLDRQPNATRTFYVIGTNGGHNITLTAAHLIFVTDCATRPSSSGREEMFQETKPFGSMLQRRAHGAGMKTVFASEVQPGQCVFTSSGRSNSHPRLSVVTFVEEQTSTGLYAPLSQHGSIVVNGVLASCYAAVDSHYLSHWVLAPLRLVYRIIGPSQVQNDGLHWYPWILQKLGKVLLGAEHFHPWGFDQ; from the exons ATGCGGATCTCCTTCCTCCTTCTCGCAGCCTCTCTGTGCGCCTCTGTCCTCCTCCTCGCACCTGTCACGGAGGGCTGCGGGCCGGGGAGGGGATACGGCAAGAGGCGGCTCCCCAAGAAGCTCATCCCGCTCGCCTACAAGCAGTTCAGCCCGAACGTGGCCGAGAAGACCCTGGGAGCCAGCGGGCGACCCGAGGGGAAAATTACGCGCAACTCCGAACGCTTCAAGGAGCTCACACCGAACTATAATACAGACATAATCTTTAAAGATGAGGAGGACACGGGCGCAGACAGGCTCATGACTCAG CGCTGTAAAGACAAGCTAAACTCTTTGGCCATCTCTGTGATGAACATGTGGCCAGGTGTGAAGCTGAGGGTGACCGAGGGTTGGGACGAGGACGGTCATCACTCAACAGACTCGCTGCACTATGAGGGCCGTGCTGTCGATATAACCACCTCAGACAG GGACAGACATAAGTATGCCATGTTGGCCCGCTTGGCTGTAGAAGCTGGATTCGACTGGGTCTACTACGAGTCCAAAGCCCACATTCACTGTAGCGTCAAGTCAG AGCACTCTGTGGCAGCCAAAACTGGAGGATGCTTCCCCGGCGATGCTCGTGTCATCGTCGAAGGCGGGCGGACCAAACAGATGCGTGACCTCCGCCCCGGTGACCGTGTCCTGGCATCCTCCTCAACAGACATTAATGCTCCGCTGCTCTACAGCCCCATTGTGTCCTTTCTGGATCGCCAGCCGAACGCTACGAGGACTTTCTATGTTATCGGGACGAACGGAGGACATAACATTACCCTCACGGCTGCTCACCTGATCTTTGTCACAGACTGTGCCACCAGACCGAGCAGTTCAGGGCGGGAAGAAATGTTCCAAGAAACCAAGCCTTTTGGTTCCATGTTGCAGAGGAGGGCGCATGGGGCAGGTATGAAGACAGTTTTTGCCAGCGAAGTCCAGCCTGGACAGTGTGTGTTTACATCGTCTGGTAGATCAAACTCACATCCAAGACTCTCAGTTGTGACCTTTGTTGAGGAACAGACAAGCACTGGGTTATATGCCCCTCTTTCCCAGCATGGGTCTATAGTGGTGAACGGCGTGTTAGCATCTTGCTACGCTGCCGTGGACAGTCATTATTTGTCCCACTGGGTCTTGGCTCCATTAAGACTCGTTTACAGAATAATAGGACCCTCACAAGTGCAGAATGACGGGCTGCACTGGTACCCTTGGATTCTGCAAAAGCTGGGGAAAGTGCTTCTTGGCGCTGAACACTTCCACCCCTGGGGCTTTGATCAGTGA